In Romeriopsis navalis LEGE 11480, the genomic stretch GTCTTCTTGGGAACATTAGATCAAGCCGCAAGCAGCAGTCACAGATCACGCCTCTACCCAACGCTAGTAACCACATTGGCTGTTTTTGGATTCATTCAACCTGATTAAGTTTTCCAAGGTAAATATCAATGGATGTTCTTGTACTGATCATTGCACTCATTTCATGTGCGCTCTGGATATATAACTACTTTTTCCATAAGCAGGTTTATCAAGAGATTGAATATACCGATCAATCCACGGACAATATTGATCCCTGGCGGTGGCGGAAGCCAAATGAAGACATGGGCGTGGTGATTGGTGAAAACTTGCTGTATGAGGGCGATCAGCCTTTGACGTTGAAAGATGATGCTGAAGTCAGCACCTTAATTCCCCGTAGCCGATTCAATCTAACTGACCCAATCAACCATTTCTTAGGATTTGGCTGTTTAGGCCTGACTGCCTTTGGCCTATTGAGTGCGTTGATTCAACGGCCCGAGGGCTGGACGTGGCTCGCAGGTGTATGTTTTTTGGGCATGGGGATTGGTTGGCTCTTAATCAATACTGGGAGCCAAGCCAAGCGAATTAATCTTTACCCCGATCGAATTGAGGTGATGACCAAGTACGCCTTTTTTCTTTATCGCAATCATTGCTATCGCCCCCATGCGAAGTTGCAGTTTAAGGGCAATTATCAGTCGATGATGAACATGGAGAGCGGCCAAGGTGAACCAGACTATAAATTGACCGTCATTCAGCCCTTGTTCGGATTCTTCCCAGCCCAGCGGCAATTTTTAATTGCTTGTAATCAAACCCAGGGTTCCTGGATTGTCAGCGGCCTCAAGCATTGGAATCAACGCGCTGTAATGACCGAATCCCCTAGTAACGGTTAAGGTGAACAATCAAGTTCCGGAGATCGACAATGCGACGGTGCCGGGAGAGCTGTTGCGAGGCGTTAGGACGTTTGGTTGTCGGGGTTTGGGGGCGGAGCAGGCGTGGGATAGACTTCTGCGTAGTGGTCTTTGCAGAGCCAGAGGACGTCGCCTTCGGGGGTGACGGTACGGGTGAGGCCACCCCAGGTTTTGGCGGGGTCTTTGGCGGTGAGGAATTCGTTGAGGGCGCGTAGTGCGGCACCGCTGATTTTGCGGTTTTGGTTGGGCCGATCGCCCTCTCTTTCGTCCATATCCAGGAAATCCCGATCGTCGTCATCGAAGTCAATTTCGGGGAGTTTTTTGACCAGGGTTTCGGCAAATTTGATGTCGTCTTTGACAAATTTGGCGTAGTCTTCTGCCGCAATGTTTACCCAAGGGCCAATGACGGGGGTGACGTATTTGAGAATGCCAAAGAGTCGATTGGCGTGGGGAGCCATGACGCGCAGCCATTTTTTGGGGTTGTCGATCGCATAGATACCACCTTCCGCCACGGGATGCAGACAGCCGGGGTGTTCGCAGTAGAGCTGGAGGTTGAGCCGCTGGGTGCCGATGTCTTTTTGCCAGAATTTTCGATCGTCGGGCCTGAGCGCAAAGACACTGGGGCAGGGCGATTCGATTTGCTTTTGGACGGCTCGAATTTCGCGCAGGACATCGCGTTGGACGAGTTCACGCAGTTCGGTAAAGCCTTGTTCGGTGACATCTTTGAGGGAATCGATTTTTTGGATGACGGCATCTTGGGTGGTGTAGTGCAGACCGAAGAGTAATCGATTTACCGAAATGTCTTCGAGACAGTTAGGACATTCGATCGACTCTTTCGGTGGCGTGCGTTCCAGACGTTTGGTCAGGTTGGCATAGTCGAATTCGTGGAGGCAATCGTTCTGCTCTGGATCGGGGCAGGGGAGAAGGCGAGTGACTTTGAGGCCGGGATAGCGATCGAGCGTCAGTTCTAGACCTTCGCGCAGGACATCGAAGAAGTTGTGGGGGACGGGGCCACGGACGGTGAGGCTGAGATAGTCGGCGTTGGTGTTTTCGTCGCGCAGGGTGCGGACGAGGGCGAGGTGTTTGCCGCTGCGGTCTTGGAAGAGGACGCCGGTGCGCCAATGGATGCCACGGCGATCGCCTTGCTCATCGATAGTGAAGCGATGCTGACGGGCGATAAACCAGGTGGGAATGCCGGGGAGGATTTCGCTCACCTGGAATTTCATGGTGACTGATTTGCAGTTGGGTTCCTGGTGTTTGGCTTGCCAGCGGATTTGGAAGTCGGGTGGCTCGAAGGGGAGGCGTTCAACAACGAGGCTGATGTCGCGGTTTTCCAGGGTACGGTAAGAGAGATCGAAGCGTTCCATTAGCCGCAGAAAGAAGTCGCGGAGGCTAGGGATGAGATGACCCCAGACGCGATCCAGACACTGGCGGGTGAAGATGCCGTTGTTGCGGATGACATCTTCGTCGGTCAGAACTTTGCTGATGTATTCCGTCACCCATTGGGGCTTGAGAATGACGAGATCATTTACTTCGTCGTCATCTTGGAAAAAGAGAATATCACCCAGCTCGTGTAGCCAGTTGGCTAAGACTGGTTGACCGTCGGCTGAGACGCCCGCTTTGGTCATATTGTCCCGGAAGTTTTTGGGGGTGGTTTGCTTGGATTTCAGTTCGCGCACACCGTTGGCAAACTTCAGCCAGGATGCGGGCCAGATTTCTCCCATGAGGGGTAAGTCAGCCGCAGCATTGGTGATGGCTTGTTGCAGTGCATCGATGCCGCTACGGGTTTTGTTACTGACTTCGTAGAGATCAATGATTTGCGGGAACTGCTGCTTCAAGTCAGACAACGGTAAATCTGCATCACGCTCATCGGCATAAGTGGCCACTAGAAGTACCGGCGACTCGGGCGCATTGGCCCGGATGGTCTTGAGCCAGTAGATTAGCTTGCCCTGCTCGAAACCCAAGCGAGCATTGAAGGCTAACAGGAAAAGCGAGCGATTGGTCAGAAAAAACTGGTGGGTGGCATGGTAGATTTCCTGGCCACCGAAGTCCCAG encodes the following:
- a CDS encoding COR domain-containing protein, with the protein product ANLHELVRFRNQLSALPETLGKLTQLQSLNLDRNQLSALPETLGKLTKLQSLNLFDNQLSALPETLGKLTNLTTLSLFINQLSALPETLGNLTNLTTLYLDNNPNLASPSPEVVSQGTEAILAFLRSQQQSGSPQWLSKLLVVGEGGVGKTSLLRALRGESFQAQQSTTHGIEIKSLPLAHPTKPDVTMTLNTWDFGGQEIYHATHQFFLTNRSLFLLAFNARLGFEQGKLIYWLKTIRANAPESPVLLVATYADERDADLPLSDLKQQFPQIIDLYEVSNKTRSGIDALQQAITNAAADLPLMGEIWPASWLKFANGVRELKSKQTTPKNFRDNMTKAGVSADGQPVLANWLHELGDILFFQDDDEVNDLVILKPQWVTEYISKVLTDEDVIRNNGIFTRQCLDRVWGHLIPSLRDFFLRLMERFDLSYRTLENRDISLVVERLPFEPPDFQIRWQAKHQEPNCKSVTMKFQVSEILPGIPTWFIARQHRFTIDEQGDRRGIHWRTGVLFQDRSGKHLALVRTLRDENTNADYLSLTVRGPVPHNFFDVLREGLELTLDRYPGLKVTRLLPCPDPEQNDCLHEFDYANLTKRLERTPPKESIECPNCLEDISVNRLLFGLHYTTQDAVIQKIDSLKDVTEQGFTELRELVQRDVLREIRAVQKQIESPCPSVFALRPDDRKFWQKDIGTQRLNLQLYCEHPGCLHPVAEGGIYAIDNPKKWLRVMAPHANRLFGILKYVTPVIGPWVNIAAEDYAKFVKDDIKFAETLVKKLPEIDFDDDDRDFLDMDEREGDRPNQNRKISGAALRALNEFLTAKDPAKTWGGLTRTVTPEGDVLWLCKDHYAEVYPTPAPPPNPDNQTS